A stretch of the Halomonas sp. CH40 genome encodes the following:
- the rpsD gene encoding 30S ribosomal protein S4 has product MARYIGPKCKLSRREGTDLFLKSGVTPFEKKCKSEQIPGVHGQRRQRLSDYGLQLREKQKVRRMYGVLEKQFRNYYKEAARLKGATGEVLLQLLESRLDNVVYRMGFGSTRSEARQLVSHKAIAVNGKTVNVASYQVKPGDVVSVREKAKNQARIQSAMALAANRGDVIWIETDAKKMEGTFKALPERGDLTADINENLIVELYSK; this is encoded by the coding sequence ATGGCTCGTTATATTGGACCGAAGTGCAAACTGTCTCGTCGTGAAGGCACAGACCTCTTTTTGAAGAGCGGTGTGACTCCCTTCGAGAAAAAGTGTAAATCCGAACAGATTCCGGGTGTACACGGCCAGCGTCGTCAGCGTCTTTCCGACTACGGCTTGCAGCTTCGCGAGAAGCAGAAAGTGCGCCGTATGTATGGCGTACTCGAAAAGCAGTTCCGTAACTACTACAAAGAAGCCGCTCGCCTGAAAGGTGCGACGGGTGAAGTATTGTTGCAGTTGCTCGAATCCCGACTGGATAACGTCGTCTACCGCATGGGCTTTGGCTCGACCCGCTCAGAAGCACGTCAGCTGGTCAGTCATAAGGCAATTGCTGTGAACGGCAAAACCGTTAACGTGGCTTCCTATCAGGTCAAGCCAGGTGACGTTGTTTCCGTTCGCGAAAAGGCGAAGAATCAGGCTCGCATTCAAAGCGCTATGGCCCTAGCGGCCAACCGTGGCGATGTGATCTGGATCGAAACAGACGCCAAGAAGATGGAAGGCACTTTCAAGGCTCTGCCTGAACGCGGTGACCTGACTGCCGACATCAACGAAAATCTGATCGTCGAGCTGTACTCGAAGTAA
- the rpoA gene encoding DNA-directed RNA polymerase subunit alpha, which yields MQRSVTEFLRPRDIKVEEISAHHAKIVLEPFERGFGHTLGNALRRILLSSMPGAAVVEAEIAGVEHEYSAIEGVQEDVIEILLNLKDVAIKMHSRDEAVLSLNKQGPAVVTAGDIALDHSVEIVNPDHVIAHVNEGAELKIQLKVALGRGYEPADVRGSDDESRAIGRLQLDATFSPVRRVSYAVEAARVEQRTDLDKLIIDLETDGTLDPEEAIRRSATILQEQLAAFVDLEADKEQEVEEEEDHVDPILLRPVDDLELTVRSANCLKAENIYYIGDLIQRTEVELLKTPNLGKKSLNEIKDVLAARGLSLGMRLENWPPASLKDDKASA from the coding sequence ATGCAGCGTTCAGTGACAGAGTTTCTCCGTCCTCGCGACATCAAGGTCGAAGAAATTAGCGCACATCATGCCAAGATCGTTCTCGAACCGTTCGAGCGCGGCTTTGGTCACACTCTTGGGAATGCACTGCGTCGCATTCTGCTTTCGTCCATGCCCGGTGCCGCCGTGGTTGAGGCTGAAATTGCAGGTGTCGAGCATGAATACAGTGCCATCGAAGGAGTGCAGGAGGACGTTATCGAAATCCTCCTGAACCTTAAAGATGTTGCGATCAAGATGCACAGCCGCGATGAGGCGGTGCTCTCGCTGAACAAGCAGGGCCCAGCCGTCGTCACTGCTGGCGACATTGCACTTGATCACAGCGTTGAAATCGTCAACCCGGATCACGTCATTGCGCACGTAAACGAAGGTGCCGAGCTGAAAATTCAGCTTAAAGTGGCACTGGGGCGCGGCTACGAGCCTGCTGATGTTCGTGGTTCAGATGATGAATCACGGGCGATTGGCCGCCTGCAGCTGGATGCTACTTTCAGCCCTGTGCGTCGTGTTTCTTATGCCGTTGAAGCAGCCCGTGTCGAGCAGCGTACTGACCTCGATAAGCTGATTATCGATCTGGAAACAGATGGCACCCTGGATCCAGAAGAGGCTATCCGCCGCAGTGCGACCATCCTGCAAGAGCAGTTGGCCGCCTTCGTTGACCTTGAAGCTGATAAAGAGCAAGAAGTCGAAGAGGAAGAGGATCATGTTGATCCGATTCTACTGCGCCCCGTAGACGATCTTGAGTTGACTGTTCGCAGCGCGAACTGCCTGAAAGCCGAGAATATCTATTACATTGGTGATCTGATTCAGCGTACCGAAGTTGAGCTGCTGAAGACACCCAATCTCGGCAAGAAGTCCTTGAATGAAATCAAGGATGTACTGGCAGCACGTGGCTTGTCCCTCGGCATGCGGTTAGAGAACTGGCCGCCAGCAAGCCTGAAGGACGACAAGGCCTCCGCGTGA
- the rplQ gene encoding 50S ribosomal protein L17 → MRHRKSGRHLNRTSSHRQAMFKNMSVSLVEHEIIKTTLPKAKELRRVIEPLITLAKQDSVANRRLAFSRTRSKETVGKLFNELGPRYAERPGGYIRILKCGFRTGDNAPMAYVELVDRPMVEDVAVED, encoded by the coding sequence ATGCGTCATCGTAAGAGTGGTCGTCATTTAAATCGTACCAGCTCGCACCGTCAGGCCATGTTCAAGAACATGTCTGTATCACTGGTCGAGCATGAAATTATCAAGACAACCCTGCCGAAAGCCAAAGAGTTGCGTCGCGTCATTGAGCCGCTGATTACTCTGGCCAAGCAGGATAGCGTTGCCAACCGTCGTCTGGCGTTTTCCCGCACGCGTTCCAAGGAAACTGTGGGCAAACTGTTCAACGAACTGGGTCCGCGTTATGCCGAGCGTCCGGGTGGTTACATCCGTATTCTCAAGTGCGGTTTCCGCACTGGTGATAACGCACCAATGGCTTACGTTGAACTGGTAGACCGCCCCATGGTGGAAGACGTCGCCGTCGAAGATTAA